Genomic DNA from Fimbriimonas ginsengisoli Gsoil 348:
AGCCGGCCCCTTCGGATAAGCGGAACGCAGGCGAGGGCTCGGACCTCGAGGCTGGCATACCCTTCGAGCGACTTTGCCGTACGCAAATCGTTCTCGACGTCACGAATGAGGACGGTCCGCCCATCCCTCAGGTCGTCTACAACGGTTCCGAAATCGCGCATTAGGTGCATTCCGGCGAGGCTGGCGCAATTCTCAGCGTAGTCTCGCTCGACACTTACGCATTCGCCGGTGGAATCGAATTCGCCGTAAGCCGCCCGGCTTGCGCCGAGAAATTGTCCGATCCTCCCCACTACGGTGTCCACTACTTCGATCGGATCGCTCATCGCCCGAATCCGGTCGCTGAGGTCCATGAGGAACGAGCGGCGATCGTCCTCCTGCTTCCGGTCCGTGATGTCCCGGTATGCGACGCCGATGCCGTCGGCGGCGGGAAAGACGTCCACATCGAACCAGCCCGCCTTTCCGTCCACTTCGAAGTGAAGCGGGATCCGGTCGGCCATGACTTTCTGGAAGAGTGGGCGGTACCACTCGTCCCACATGCCCGGCAACTCGGTCCATAGCTCCGTTCCGATGAGATCGTTCGGGGCTCGGTTCATGGAAGCAAAGCAGTTTCGATTTACGTAGACGAATCGAAAATCTCGATCCAGCAGGAAGAGCGCATCCCGGACCCCTTCGGTGACGGCGACCATCCGTCGCTCGGTTTGTCTGAGGTCGTTTTGGATCCGAATCTCTTCGGTCCTGTCGATCGAGATCACGAGCGTCATCGAGCGGCCATTGTATTGAACTGAGCGCGTGACGATCTCGACGTCGAGGAGAGCTCCGTCGCGACGGCGGTGCTTCCACATCCCGCGATCGATGCCCTTGCCGGCTTGGGCCCGCAGATGCGATAGGACCTCGGCAAGATCGTCAGCGACGACCAAATCTGAGACCTGGAGGCGAAGAAACTCCTCCTTCGTGTAGCCGTAGAGGTCGCAGCTCGCCTGGTTGGCGGCCACATAGAACAGCGTGTCCAGATCTACGATCCGGGCCGCTACCGGGATCTCGTCAAGGTCAAGCCGTGCGACCTCTACACACGAAGTTTCTTCCGTCTTCGCCAACTCCCCAATACATTCTACGGGAGGTCGGAGGTGAAACGTCTGCCGATAGAATTAATGAGCGGCATGACGGACTTCGGATTCTCGCACGAGCCAGTAGGCGAACTCTTCGCTGTAGCCTCTTTCGATGTACATGCGCGCCAGGGCCATGTCCTCTACGTCCGGGTCTTCGAGGTAATCCAACGCCTCGCGGATGAGCATGTCGAAGGAGACCGGGCTTCGGCGCAGCTCTTCTTCGATCTCCGGTGTCGGAGGAACCTCGTACTTGGTCGTCGGCATATCCGAAGTGACGAACCTTCCGGGGGTCGGGTTCGGACCCAGCATTTCACCGCAAAGTTCGGGTCGTCGGGGCCAGCCGGGCTATGTCGTGCGTATAGATCAAATGGACGCTACGGAGCCTCGCCGGTGGCCGAAAGAATATTTTTTCGACGCTTTGCGATTTACTAAGGCAGAATCAATAAAGAAATGAAGCGCGCTCTCTTGGCCCTAACCCTACTCGCCGGCGCATCGCTGGCTTCCGCCGACGGCTGGCTGACCTCTTACGACGAGGCGCTGAAGCAGTCGAAGAAGAGCGGAAAGCCGGTGTTGGTAAATTTCACGGGCTCGGACTGGTGCACCTTCTGTATTCAACTTGACAAGGAAGTCTTCACCAAGCCGGTTTTTCGAGACTGGGCGAAGAAGAATGTGATCCTGCTTCGACTGGACTTCCCCCACAAGCCACAGCCTGCGAAGGTCGCCAAGACGAACCAGGGAATCGCGATGCGGTACGGGATTACCGGGTTTCCCACGATCCTCTTTCTCTCCGCGACCGGCAATGTGATTGGCCACTACGGCTACGATCGAGGCGGGCCAACTTATTGGACGAAGAACGCCGAAGCGATCTTAAAGATGGGCGCCCGGCAAGGGGCTTGATCATCGGCACGCTGGAGGTGGAGCTAAGGCTGGACGGCTGCTTCAACCTCAAGGAGAAACGCCGGGTCCTGCAGAGCCTTTTGCAACGCCTGCGGAACGAAACGGGGGTTGCGGTCGCGGAAATTGCGGACCATGATCTGTGGAATAGCGCCGTCGTCGGCATCGCCACCGTCTCGGCCCACGTTTCGACCATCGAGAGCGTGTTAGATCATGTCCTCTCGCGTATCGACGCCGACCCGGGGGTGGAGATCGTCTCGCTCGATCGGCGGGTCGAGCGTACATAGAGGGGTAACGCGTGAAACGTCGCGCGCGGGCGACGGCTACCGGCTTCGCCGTCCAGACATTCCTCACCCCGGCCCTCTCCCTTCATCGCACATACGTCCGACGAGAGGTGAGGGAGACGGACTCCCTCACCCCCAACCCCTCTCCCTCGTCCAGCACATACATCTGGAGGAGGGAGAGGGGGCTCCGGAGGACTCGGGGGGAGCATCCATATTTCAGATGGATGTCATTTTAGATCTTTATCTTATACAGATGTACTTCGTAGGCGGAGAAGTGATCGGTGAAGGCGCCTTTGGCTAGTGGGACTGATCGATTTTCGTCTAGGACTGTTGTTTGATTGGTTCGGGAGGGGGTGAAAATCTCGGCTTGTGTCGGAGTGCTGGTCATGTTTATGGCGAAGATGTATAGCTCTTTGCCTTTTTTCTTGACCAAAACGTCGACGGTGGATCCGCCTCCGGCGACCTTGACTACGTCTTGAGCGTCGGGAGAGTTTAGTACAGGGGCGAGACTCTGAACCTGCTCATTGATCGCCTTGACTGCTTTCGACATTTCTTCGTCGGCGAGGATTCCGGCCTCGATGAAGGTGGGGGCAAATTGGTGGGAGAAGTAGATCAAACCCTGGGCGCCGTGGATGAGGGCCATCCAGACGAGGGTTTTCGTTTGAGCGGGGGTTGGCTTGGTCGCTGGGTTCGAGATCCGCGTTGCTTCGATGCATGCCCATACACGTTGCGCGGGCCGGGTCCATTTGCGGAGCCGGGCGGTTCCCTGCCCTACGTACCAAAGATTTCCTTGCACCGGGGGTGGGGAAGTCACCGGATAGATGTCGAAGGAGGCGATATCCGCGCCCTTTGCGTATGCGGCGTAGTCTTCGGGGTGCCGAGTCCGGACTCCGCGTCCAAACCAGTCGTCCCAAGCGACGCCCTGGCCCAGATTCAAGAGGACCGGTCGCGATGAGTCGGTCTGCCGGATCCGGGCGTAGCCTTGCACGACCTGATCGGGCAGAATCGGCGGTCCGTATCCTTTACCGTCGGGCAAGGGTTGGGCGTTGTCGGGCTCGTCCTGGTGCATCCAACCGGCAATGATCTTCCGGTCGAGGTGGGCCTTTGCCCAGTCGTTCATCTCGCAGGCAACCGGCATTTTCGCCTTTTCGAGCGCGGCGATCTGCTCGCCCGTGGGACCTTGCCAGAGGCCGACGTAGAGGTTGATTCCGATCGCTTGGTACCGGGGGGCGTTGGCGGGAGACTGCAGCCAAACGCCGATCGGAAAGTACGACGGGTCCCCTCCCAAGAGCGGGGAGGTCAGGAGTAGGGCAGCGAGGATCACGGCTAGCGCACCCGGCCATTCGGCCCGAAGTTGGCGGAATAGTAATTGACGTGGTGGGATCCCGGTTCGAAGATTTCGTCGACCGCTTTGAGGAGTTTCGGACTCAACTTGCGCTCGCAAGCCGCGGCGGATTCGCGTAGCTGCTGCTCCGACCTCGCCCCGATGATCGGGCTTGTGATTCCCGGCTGACTGGCTACCCATGCGAGGCTGAGGGTGGCGAGCGACATTTCGTTTCTTTCCGCCAATGCCTTTAGCCGTCGCAGCTTGGCAACGGGAACTTGCTTGAGGCGGCCGCCCGGGTCGCTTGCGGAGTAGCGGGCTCCTTTGGTTCCCGGCTCCAGATACTTCCCGCTTAGCATCCCGCCGGCGAGCGGGGACCAAGGGATTACGCCGTAATCGTAGGTTCGGCAAAACGGCAGCAGCTCGCGTTCGACGCGGCGGTCGAGCAGGTTATAGGGCGGCTGCTCCGTAACGAACCCGGCCGCGCCGAGCTCTTTCGCGACGTAGTGCGCTTCGCAGACTTGCCAGGCGGCGAAGGTGGAGCATCCCGCATAGCGGATCTTGCCAGCGCGGCGCAAATCGTCCAATGCTCGCAGGGTTTCGTCGATCGGAACCGCGGGCTGGGGACGGTGGATTTGGTAGAGGTCGATCCAGTCGGTTCCGAGGCGGCGCAAGCTGGCGTCGCATGCTTCGACAATATGACGGTAGCTGTTCCCCCATGCGTTTGGGTCCGCGTCGTCCATTTTCCCGTGGCACTTCGTGGCGAGAACCACTCGGTCACGGCGACCCTTGAGCGCCTTGCCAAGAATCGTTTCGCTGACCCCGCGGGCGTAGACGTCCGCAGTGTCGAAGAAATTGATGCCGATATCGTTCGCGACGTGGGTCAGGCGGATCGCCTCTTCTTCGTGAGACCCCCAATCGTCCGGCTCCCAACCGAACGTCATCGTTCCCATACAGGCTACCGAGACCTGAACTCCGGTTCGTCCAAGCGAGCGATACTCC
This window encodes:
- a CDS encoding PAS domain-containing sensor histidine kinase — protein: MAKTEETSCVEVARLDLDEIPVAARIVDLDTLFYVAANQASCDLYGYTKEEFLRLQVSDLVVADDLAEVLSHLRAQAGKGIDRGMWKHRRRDGALLDVEIVTRSVQYNGRSMTLVISIDRTEEIRIQNDLRQTERRMVAVTEGVRDALFLLDRDFRFVYVNRNCFASMNRAPNDLIGTELWTELPGMWDEWYRPLFQKVMADRIPLHFEVDGKAGWFDVDVFPAADGIGVAYRDITDRKQEDDRRSFLMDLSDRIRAMSDPIEVVDTVVGRIGQFLGASRAAYGEFDSTGECVSVERDYAENCASLAGMHLMRDFGTVVDDLRDGRTVLIRDVENDLRTAKSLEGYASLEVRALACVPLIRRGRLVAALAVLSKTPRSWDPQDVALLETVAQRAWHAVEHARADREMLRLNEELESRVVERTQELQAAKDDMEGFCYTVSHDLRSPLRAMMASSRILIEEQRGNLDEEAVDQLDRLGRAAKRMGDLIDDLLQFSRLGRTHLNRAEVDLSDIVSSLAAELKDRHSDRKIEFIVCRNLTVQGDGQLLRLTLQNLLENAVKFSRSRETAVIEFGIQEGAFFVRDNGVGFDPRFVDKLFRPFERLHREDEYPGTGIGLANVKRIIERHGGTVRAEAIEGSGATFWFTL
- a CDS encoding thioredoxin family protein, with amino-acid sequence MKRALLALTLLAGASLASADGWLTSYDEALKQSKKSGKPVLVNFTGSDWCTFCIQLDKEVFTKPVFRDWAKKNVILLRLDFPHKPQPAKVAKTNQGIAMRYGITGFPTILFLSATGNVIGHYGYDRGGPTYWTKNAEAILKMGARQGA
- a CDS encoding DUF503 domain-containing protein; protein product: MIIGTLEVELRLDGCFNLKEKRRVLQSLLQRLRNETGVAVAEIADHDLWNSAVVGIATVSAHVSTIESVLDHVLSRIDADPGVEIVSLDRRVERT
- a CDS encoding aldo/keto reductase; translated protein: MEYRSLGRTGVQVSVACMGTMTFGWEPDDWGSHEEEAIRLTHVANDIGINFFDTADVYARGVSETILGKALKGRRDRVVLATKCHGKMDDADPNAWGNSYRHIVEACDASLRRLGTDWIDLYQIHRPQPAVPIDETLRALDDLRRAGKIRYAGCSTFAAWQVCEAHYVAKELGAAGFVTEQPPYNLLDRRVERELLPFCRTYDYGVIPWSPLAGGMLSGKYLEPGTKGARYSASDPGGRLKQVPVAKLRRLKALAERNEMSLATLSLAWVASQPGITSPIIGARSEQQLRESAAACERKLSPKLLKAVDEIFEPGSHHVNYYSANFGPNGRVR